A stretch of the Candidatus Thiopontia autotrophica genome encodes the following:
- a CDS encoding phosphoribulokinase gives MSAKHPVVAITGSSGAGTTTVKRAFEHIFTRENLNAMVVEGDSYHRYDRAAMKEKVAEEETKGNKSFSHFGPDANHFDLLADNFRAYGESGECDRRYYLHSDEEAAEHNGRLGTELTPGQFTPWEKVGAGTDLLFYEGLHGLVKSDDVDVASQVDLGIGVVPIVNLEWIQKIHRDNAERGYSEEVIVDTILRRMPDYVNHITPQFSETDINFQRVSTVDTSNPFIARDIPTPDESFIVIRFKDPAKHNIDFSYLLDMLQDSFMSRRNTIVIPGVKMGFAMEIILAPIIHNMMGLRG, from the coding sequence ATGTCAGCAAAACATCCAGTTGTTGCGATCACCGGTTCCTCCGGTGCCGGTACCACCACAGTAAAACGTGCCTTTGAGCACATTTTCACCAGAGAGAATCTAAATGCTATGGTGGTTGAGGGTGATAGCTACCACCGCTATGATCGCGCTGCAATGAAGGAGAAGGTTGCTGAAGAGGAGACGAAGGGCAACAAATCATTCAGCCACTTTGGACCGGACGCCAACCACTTTGATCTGCTTGCGGACAATTTCAGGGCCTATGGCGAGAGTGGTGAGTGTGATCGCCGCTACTATCTTCATAGTGATGAGGAGGCTGCCGAGCACAACGGTCGCCTTGGCACGGAGCTTACTCCTGGCCAATTCACCCCCTGGGAGAAGGTTGGTGCAGGTACAGATCTTCTCTTCTATGAGGGTCTGCATGGTCTGGTCAAGAGTGATGATGTGGATGTTGCCAGCCAGGTAGATCTCGGTATCGGTGTGGTCCCTATTGTGAACCTGGAGTGGATTCAGAAGATCCACCGTGACAATGCAGAGCGTGGGTACTCTGAAGAGGTGATTGTAGACACCATCCTGCGCCGCATGCCTGACTATGTGAACCACATCACCCCTCAGTTCTCCGAGACTGATATCAATTTTCAGCGTGTATCTACTGTAGATACCTCAAACCCGTTTATTGCACGTGATATCCCGACACCGGATGAGAGCTTTATCGTTATCCGCTTCAAGGACCCTGCAAAGCACAATATCGATTTCTCTTACCTGCTGGATATGCTTCAGGACTCATTTATGTCCCGCCGTAATACTATTGTGATCCCCGGGGTGAAGATGGGCTTTGCGATGGAGATTATCCTGGCTCCAATTATCCACAACATGATGGGGCTACGCGGGTAG
- the argB gene encoding acetylglutamate kinase → MSLDQQTSHDFARVLSEALPYIQRFSGKTVVIKYGGNAMTEQHLKEGFARDVVLLKLVGINPVVVHGGGPQIGRLLEQIGKESKFIEGMRVTDRETMDVVEMVLGGLVNKEIVNLIHSHGGNAVGLTGKDGQLIKAKKLEMTRDSREPDLPEIIDLGHVGEVAEINTTVVEMLDSGEFIPVIAPIGVGEDGASYNINADLVAGKVAEALGAEKLILLTNTNGLLDRDGALLTGLDSSQVESLIANGTIHGGMLPKIRTALEAVEAGVTSSHIIDGRVEHAVMLEIFSDQGIGTLIQ, encoded by the coding sequence ATGTCACTAGATCAACAGACCAGCCATGATTTTGCCCGGGTTCTATCCGAGGCGCTCCCCTATATACAGCGTTTTAGTGGAAAGACCGTGGTAATCAAATATGGCGGCAATGCGATGACAGAGCAGCACCTCAAAGAGGGCTTTGCTCGTGATGTGGTGCTGCTCAAGCTTGTAGGCATCAACCCCGTGGTTGTGCACGGCGGAGGACCACAGATAGGTCGTCTGTTGGAGCAGATTGGCAAAGAGAGCAAATTCATCGAGGGGATGCGGGTTACCGATCGTGAGACCATGGATGTGGTGGAGATGGTTCTCGGTGGTCTGGTAAACAAGGAGATTGTTAACCTTATCCATAGCCATGGCGGTAATGCTGTGGGTCTGACCGGAAAGGATGGTCAGTTGATCAAGGCAAAGAAGCTGGAGATGACCAGAGATAGTAGGGAGCCGGATCTGCCCGAGATTATTGACCTTGGCCATGTGGGAGAGGTCGCAGAAATCAACACCACAGTGGTCGAGATGCTCGATAGTGGCGAGTTCATTCCGGTAATTGCCCCTATTGGGGTGGGTGAGGATGGTGCCTCCTACAACATCAATGCCGACCTCGTTGCCGGCAAGGTGGCTGAGGCGCTGGGCGCCGAAAAATTGATACTGCTAACCAACACCAACGGACTGCTTGACCGGGACGGTGCTCTGCTGACAGGTCTTGACAGTAGCCAGGTTGAGTCACTGATTGCCAATGGCACTATCCATGGTGGCATGCTGCCAAAGATTCGCACTGCCCTGGAGGCAGTTGAGGCTGGGGTTACCAGCTCACATATAATTGATGGGCGGGTTGAGCATGCGGTAATGCTGGAGATATTCTCCGATCAGGGGATCGGCACCCTTATCCAGTAG
- a CDS encoding phosphomannomutase/phosphoglucomutase codes for MVNIPESIFRAYDIRGIVDETLTEDVVEKIGQAVGSESQLRGAKTIVVGRDGRLSGPSLQSALMRGLQHSGMEVIDIGQAPTPMIYFGAVHLRASSCVAVTGSHNPPDYNGLKIVAAGETLSADAIQNIRHRIVDGDLLTGSGSLHQMDIQSDYIQRVISDIKIGRPLKLVVDCGNGVAGGVAPKLLRELGCEVTELYCEVDGTFPNHHPDPSKPENVAELREQVLQSGADLGLAFDGDGDRLGVIDSAGNLIFPDRQMMLYAQDILARNPGGEVIYDVKCTRNLPEIISQAGGVPTMWKTGHSFIKKKLKESGALLAGEMSGHIFFKERWYGFDDALYTAARLLEIVSATERSTEDIFGDLPDTVNTPELNIQFAEGEHYAFMEQLKQQATFDGAEVNSIDGVRADYPNGWGLVRPSNTTPVLVLRFEADSEDDIRQVQDAFRKELLKVQPDLELPF; via the coding sequence ATGGTTAATATTCCGGAGTCAATTTTTCGTGCCTATGACATCAGAGGGATTGTTGATGAGACCCTGACTGAAGATGTGGTTGAGAAGATCGGCCAGGCAGTAGGGAGTGAGAGCCAGCTCCGTGGAGCAAAAACCATTGTGGTGGGCCGTGATGGGCGCCTCTCTGGCCCGTCTCTGCAGTCTGCACTAATGCGAGGACTACAACACTCAGGGATGGAGGTGATCGATATAGGTCAGGCTCCAACACCGATGATCTACTTTGGTGCAGTTCACCTCAGGGCATCATCCTGCGTGGCAGTTACCGGAAGCCACAATCCGCCCGACTACAATGGACTAAAGATCGTTGCAGCTGGTGAGACCCTCTCTGCCGATGCCATTCAGAATATACGTCACCGTATTGTTGATGGTGATCTGCTGACTGGTAGCGGTTCTCTGCACCAGATGGATATCCAGAGTGACTACATCCAGCGTGTAATTAGTGACATCAAGATTGGCCGCCCACTTAAACTGGTTGTTGACTGTGGCAATGGAGTTGCCGGTGGGGTTGCACCAAAATTGCTTCGTGAGCTTGGCTGTGAGGTGACAGAACTCTACTGTGAGGTAGATGGCACCTTCCCCAACCACCATCCTGACCCCAGCAAGCCGGAAAATGTTGCCGAACTGAGAGAGCAGGTTCTGCAGAGCGGTGCGGATCTCGGTCTTGCCTTTGATGGGGATGGCGACAGGTTGGGGGTAATCGACTCTGCAGGAAATCTGATCTTCCCGGATCGCCAAATGATGCTCTACGCCCAGGATATTCTGGCGCGGAATCCTGGTGGTGAGGTGATCTATGATGTGAAGTGTACCCGCAATCTGCCAGAGATCATCAGTCAGGCTGGTGGTGTTCCTACCATGTGGAAGACTGGACACTCTTTTATCAAGAAAAAACTAAAAGAGAGTGGCGCGCTTCTTGCTGGCGAGATGAGTGGACATATCTTTTTCAAGGAGCGTTGGTATGGCTTTGATGATGCCCTCTACACCGCAGCAAGACTGCTTGAGATAGTGTCGGCAACAGAGCGCTCAACAGAGGATATATTTGGAGATCTGCCGGATACGGTAAATACCCCGGAGCTTAATATTCAGTTTGCCGAGGGTGAACACTATGCGTTTATGGAGCAGCTGAAACAGCAGGCAACATTTGATGGCGCAGAGGTAAACAGTATTGATGGGGTGCGTGCAGATTATCCAAATGGCTGGGGTCTGGTGCGGCCATCAAATACAACCCCGGTTCTGGTGCTCCGCTTTGAGGCAGATAGTGAGGATGATATCAGACAGGTGCAGGATGCATTCCGCAAGGAGCTGCTGAAAGTACAGCCAGACCTTGAGCTCCCATTTTAG
- the dut gene encoding dUTP diphosphatase: MKKVELKILDSRIGGEYPLPHYATDGSAGMDLRACIDAPLELKPGQTELIPSGIAIHMDDREMAATLLPRSGLGHKHGVVLGNLVGLIDSDYQGQVFVSCWNRGDTTFTIEPGERIAQMVFVPVIQAEFEVVEEFDTSERGAGGFGHTGKS; the protein is encoded by the coding sequence ATGAAAAAAGTTGAGTTGAAGATTTTGGACAGCCGTATTGGTGGAGAATATCCTCTGCCGCACTACGCTACAGATGGTTCGGCAGGAATGGATCTGCGGGCCTGTATTGATGCACCGCTTGAGCTGAAGCCTGGGCAGACCGAGCTGATCCCAAGCGGTATCGCAATCCATATGGATGATCGAGAGATGGCTGCTACTCTGTTGCCTCGTTCAGGTCTGGGCCACAAACATGGGGTGGTGCTCGGTAATCTGGTGGGGCTGATTGACTCGGACTATCAGGGTCAGGTATTTGTCTCCTGCTGGAATCGTGGTGATACCACCTTCACCATTGAGCCGGGCGAGCGTATTGCCCAGATGGTATTTGTGCCGGTAATCCAGGCAGAGTTTGAGGTGGTTGAAGAATTTGACACCTCAGAGCGTGGTGCCGGTGGTTTTGGCCATACCGGCAAGAGCTGA
- the coaBC gene encoding bifunctional phosphopantothenoylcysteine decarboxylase/phosphopantothenate--cysteine ligase CoaBC yields MKNRPTLLNLQNRRILLGVTGGIAAYKSAELVRILVKSGAEVRVVMTRAAEKFVGALTFQALSGNPVHRDLLDPGAEAGMGHIELARWADLVTIAPATADFIARHATGRADDLMTAISLATKSPQLIAPSMNEQMWLDPATQQNIKVLSAHGVKIVGPDSGEQACGDVGPGRMVEPEILANTIAEQFETGILQGERVLITAGPTREPLDPVRFLTNRSSGKMGFAIARAAVDAGAAVTMVAGPVSLETPRSVRRVDVESAEEMAQAVAREVEGATIFIATAAVADYRPVDMATEKIKKSADEIELRLIKNRDILAEVASREEPPFTVGFAAETENLTTNGEQKRISKGVDMVAANLVGNRDTGFDTDENALTLLWEGGRAELERTNKSQLARQLLQLIADVGNTR; encoded by the coding sequence ATGAAAAACAGACCAACTCTTCTGAACCTGCAAAACCGCAGAATCCTCTTGGGGGTGACCGGTGGTATTGCCGCATATAAAAGTGCGGAGCTGGTTCGTATCCTTGTGAAATCAGGTGCAGAGGTAAGGGTTGTAATGACCAGGGCTGCAGAGAAGTTTGTTGGGGCGCTTACCTTTCAGGCGCTCTCAGGGAATCCGGTACACAGAGATCTGTTGGACCCCGGTGCAGAGGCCGGGATGGGGCACATAGAGCTGGCCCGTTGGGCTGACCTTGTCACGATCGCCCCGGCAACTGCAGATTTTATTGCCCGTCATGCAACAGGAAGGGCTGATGACCTGATGACTGCCATCTCTCTTGCGACCAAATCCCCACAGCTGATTGCGCCGTCAATGAATGAACAGATGTGGCTTGATCCTGCTACGCAACAGAATATCAAGGTTCTTAGTGCTCATGGTGTGAAGATTGTTGGACCAGATAGTGGGGAGCAGGCCTGTGGTGATGTGGGTCCAGGACGAATGGTAGAGCCAGAGATATTGGCCAATACTATTGCGGAACAGTTCGAGACAGGCATTCTACAGGGAGAGCGGGTGCTGATAACTGCAGGGCCAACCAGAGAGCCGCTGGATCCTGTCCGTTTTCTCACCAATCGCAGCTCTGGAAAGATGGGGTTTGCCATTGCCCGGGCGGCGGTAGATGCGGGTGCTGCAGTAACCATGGTGGCGGGACCGGTTTCGCTGGAGACTCCACGCAGTGTCCGCAGGGTTGATGTGGAGAGTGCCGAAGAGATGGCTCAGGCTGTTGCCCGGGAGGTTGAGGGGGCAACAATATTTATTGCAACGGCCGCTGTTGCTGACTATAGGCCTGTAGATATGGCAACAGAGAAGATCAAAAAGAGTGCAGACGAGATAGAGCTAAGATTGATAAAAAATCGTGATATTCTCGCCGAGGTTGCATCACGAGAAGAGCCCCCATTTACCGTCGGGTTTGCGGCAGAGACAGAAAACCTGACCACAAATGGCGAGCAGAAACGCATATCCAAGGGGGTTGATATGGTTGCAGCAAATCTGGTTGGTAACAGGGATACGGGGTTTGATACTGATGAAAATGCACTCACCCTGTTGTGGGAAGGCGGGAGGGCCGAGCTGGAGCGCACCAACAAGAGCCAGCTGGCGAGGCAACTGCTCCAGCTGATTGCGGATGTGGGTAATACAAGATAA
- the radC gene encoding DNA repair protein RadC, with amino-acid sequence MTIKDWPEGERPREKLLERGAESLSDAELLAIFLRTGVKGKSAVDLARDLLDHFGGLRQLLEANRDQFCAAKGLGDAKYVQLQATMEISSRHLKAQLVKEDVITNPQLTRRYLSSRLRGYPHEAFGVLFLDNRHQIITFEILFTGTIDGASVHPREVVRSAMNHNAAALICAHNHPSGAAEPSRADRDITERLRDALGLIDVRLLDHVIVGDGESTTSLAELGWI; translated from the coding sequence ATGACAATCAAGGATTGGCCTGAAGGTGAACGACCAAGAGAAAAACTGCTGGAGCGGGGCGCAGAGTCTCTCTCCGATGCTGAGCTTTTGGCTATTTTTCTACGCACAGGGGTAAAGGGCAAATCAGCGGTTGATCTTGCCCGTGATCTACTCGACCACTTCGGAGGGCTTCGACAACTGCTGGAGGCCAACCGGGATCAGTTCTGTGCCGCCAAGGGTTTGGGTGATGCAAAGTATGTTCAGCTCCAGGCCACTATGGAGATATCATCCCGACACCTGAAGGCACAACTAGTCAAAGAGGATGTGATAACAAACCCACAATTGACCAGACGCTATCTCAGCAGTCGCCTGCGAGGCTATCCTCATGAGGCATTTGGAGTGCTGTTTCTGGATAACAGACATCAGATCATCACCTTCGAGATCCTCTTTACCGGCACTATTGATGGTGCCTCTGTGCACCCAAGAGAGGTCGTGCGCAGTGCCATGAACCACAATGCAGCAGCTCTGATTTGTGCCCATAACCACCCATCCGGAGCTGCCGAGCCAAGCCGGGCTGACCGTGATATTACCGAGAGATTACGGGATGCACTTGGGCTGATTGATGTCCGTCTGCTTGACCATGTCATTGTAGGGGATGGTGAATCAACCACGTCGCTGGCTGAACTTGGCTGGATCTGA
- a CDS encoding GspH/FimT family pseudopilin, which translates to MRGFTLPELLITLALLAIVLSQLTPDLSTILQQNRAYSVATEFSRELQLTRNEAIKRNRKVTLCKSSSGDDCNSSDQWESGWIMFENSDGDGKVDAVDIVLRTHGTLPVGITLRGIGNFKNRVTYKPTGDSTSFSRLVICSDNQLEGAQVIYINSTGRIRIADDGDGDGIPEDSSGNNISSCG; encoded by the coding sequence ATGCGAGGTTTTACCTTGCCGGAACTGCTGATCACACTGGCACTTTTGGCAATTGTCCTTAGCCAACTGACACCTGACCTATCAACCATTCTGCAACAAAACCGGGCCTATTCTGTTGCCACAGAGTTTAGTCGAGAGCTGCAACTAACTCGTAATGAGGCGATCAAACGCAACCGCAAGGTGACGCTCTGCAAGAGTAGCAGTGGTGACGACTGTAACAGCTCAGACCAGTGGGAGTCGGGGTGGATCATGTTTGAGAATTCTGATGGAGATGGCAAAGTTGATGCTGTTGATATTGTATTGCGAACTCATGGCACTCTACCTGTTGGTATTACCCTGCGTGGCATAGGAAACTTCAAAAACAGAGTCACCTATAAACCGACCGGAGATTCCACCAGCTTCAGCCGGCTGGTGATATGCAGCGACAACCAGCTGGAGGGGGCGCAGGTCATCTACATCAACAGTACCGGGCGTATTCGCATTGCAGACGATGGTGATGGTGACGGCATTCCGGAGGATAGTAGTGGGAACAACATCAGTAGCTGCGGATAG
- a CDS encoding prepilin-type N-terminal cleavage/methylation domain-containing protein — protein sequence MGTTSVAADRGGFTLIEMVIALAIIAILMAVSLPSYEEQMVQGRRSDGTTALTIFSQRMERYFLENGSYSGATTSIYKSTSDNEYYLLSVTTTGESYQLLATATGIQAGDAVCGNLTLNEKGERGITGSGSAIDCWH from the coding sequence GTGGGAACAACATCAGTAGCTGCGGATAGGGGAGGATTCACTCTTATCGAGATGGTGATTGCATTGGCAATTATCGCCATACTTATGGCTGTCTCTCTGCCTAGTTACGAGGAGCAGATGGTTCAGGGCAGACGCAGTGACGGCACTACCGCATTGACCATCTTCTCCCAGCGGATGGAACGGTATTTTCTGGAGAATGGCAGCTACAGTGGGGCAACCACCTCCATCTACAAGAGTACGTCAGACAACGAATATTACCTATTATCAGTAACCACTACAGGAGAGAGTTACCAACTACTGGCAACAGCAACCGGAATCCAGGCTGGTGATGCGGTTTGCGGCAATCTTACTCTCAACGAGAAGGGTGAACGCGGGATTACCGGGTCTGGTAGTGCGATTGATTGCTGGCATTAA
- the ispH gene encoding 4-hydroxy-3-methylbut-2-enyl diphosphate reductase encodes MRIELARPRGFCAGVERAIAIVEQALQRFGAPIYVRHEVVHNRYVVDQLHSKGAVFIQEISEVPTGGRLIFSAHGVSTAVEREAEERGLKVFDATCPLVTKVHLQITRNARERREVVLIGHAGHPEVEGTMGRYPENRQDKIHLVDSVRTVGKLHIDNPDTLSYATQTTLSMDDAAEIIDALRARFPLLQGPKSDDICYATQNRQNAIKELSSRCEVVLVVGSANSSNSNRLREIAESSGTTSYLIDRADEIQSEWFDHVDCVGVSAGASAPEVLVEGVIERLKQLGAEWGGESNMEDEDVFFPLPAELR; translated from the coding sequence ATGAGAATTGAGCTGGCTCGACCACGTGGATTTTGTGCAGGGGTAGAGCGCGCAATTGCCATTGTGGAGCAGGCATTACAACGTTTTGGTGCCCCCATATATGTACGCCATGAGGTGGTACATAACCGTTATGTGGTAGATCAGCTCCACTCCAAAGGGGCGGTCTTTATCCAGGAGATTAGTGAGGTCCCCACTGGCGGACGTCTGATTTTTAGTGCACACGGAGTATCCACTGCTGTAGAGAGAGAGGCAGAAGAGCGCGGGCTAAAGGTCTTTGACGCAACCTGTCCCCTGGTTACCAAAGTTCATCTACAGATTACTCGTAATGCCAGGGAGAGGAGAGAGGTTGTGTTGATCGGCCATGCCGGCCACCCGGAGGTGGAGGGTACTATGGGACGATACCCGGAAAACAGGCAGGACAAGATTCATCTTGTAGACAGTGTCAGGACGGTAGGAAAATTGCATATCGATAACCCGGATACTCTCTCCTATGCGACTCAGACCACCCTCTCGATGGACGATGCAGCAGAGATAATTGATGCTCTGAGAGCGCGCTTCCCGTTACTGCAGGGTCCCAAGAGTGACGATATCTGCTATGCAACCCAGAACCGTCAAAATGCAATCAAGGAGCTCTCATCCAGATGTGAGGTTGTGCTGGTTGTGGGATCCGCCAACAGCTCCAACTCCAACCGTCTGCGAGAGATTGCAGAATCATCAGGTACAACCTCATATCTGATTGATCGAGCAGACGAGATTCAGTCAGAGTGGTTTGATCACGTTGACTGTGTCGGTGTCTCCGCGGGGGCATCTGCTCCCGAGGTTCTGGTAGAAGGTGTAATTGAGCGCCTGAAGCAGCTGGGAGCAGAGTGGGGTGGGGAGTCAAATATGGAAGATGAGGATGTATTCTTTCCGCTTCCGGCTGAGTTAAGATAA
- a CDS encoding peptidylprolyl isomerase yields the protein MEDQEKNRAVISSGTEVALAYTLSMADGTEVDSASREDPFIFVTGDGSLITGLEHLLLGLVAGARESFLVGAEDAFGAPDHELLHTISRTEFDSSLELAPGMVFSFESPSGEQLPATVVKESSDGVLVDFNHPLAGRDLRFEIEVISIRERSGEIDEN from the coding sequence ATGGAAGATCAAGAAAAAAACAGAGCAGTTATAAGTTCTGGCACAGAGGTTGCGCTAGCCTATACCCTCTCAATGGCAGATGGCACGGAGGTTGATAGTGCATCCAGGGAGGATCCATTTATTTTTGTGACAGGAGATGGTTCACTGATTACAGGGCTGGAGCACCTTCTGTTGGGGCTGGTGGCTGGGGCCAGAGAGAGCTTCCTGGTTGGTGCAGAGGATGCTTTTGGGGCTCCGGATCATGAACTGCTTCATACTATCTCCAGAACGGAATTCGATAGCTCCCTGGAGCTTGCCCCGGGAATGGTCTTCTCCTTTGAGTCTCCATCAGGTGAGCAGCTTCCTGCAACTGTGGTTAAAGAGAGTAGTGACGGTGTTCTGGTTGATTTCAATCACCCTCTGGCAGGCAGAGATCTACGATTTGAGATTGAGGTTATATCCATCAGAGAGCGCAGTGGAGAGATTGATGAGAATTGA
- a CDS encoding type II secretion system F family protein, whose product MARYYWRGVRESGGAVRGQLRAGSRSHAIEKLGAMGITHKLLLPLPNLQPSLSSTQITLLIRQLSTLLSSGLTLARSLEGIIQGLADGPLRTLSEDILLELQQGSPFSRILAQRPEHFDPFLIHLITSGEATGQLSTLLARAAEYRERTRALRRQLWKALSYPLGVFIFTLAISLFLLLQIVPQFEILFNNLGGALPPLTRHILDAAHFLDHNLGEIIVALLLLVTFITMLYSRVPRFKFKMDQLLLSIPLLGTTIREVMVARLSRTLATLQEAAIPTHIGLDTSTRMTHNLPLRRAIQNAHSLVLQGVTLSNALAEQGLFPPVAIQMIRAGEDSGELSQMLNRLALYYEDEVEHRVEQLTTILEPLLILLIGGMVGVLAIALYQPIFQIGHHF is encoded by the coding sequence ATGGCACGCTATTACTGGAGAGGGGTCAGGGAATCCGGTGGGGCTGTTCGAGGGCAGCTGAGGGCAGGCAGTCGTTCCCACGCAATAGAGAAACTTGGTGCCATGGGTATCACCCATAAACTGCTATTGCCGCTCCCAAATCTACAACCTTCCCTCTCATCAACCCAGATCACCTTGCTGATTCGCCAGTTGTCCACTCTTCTATCTTCAGGACTAACTCTGGCACGCTCACTGGAGGGGATTATTCAAGGCCTTGCTGATGGCCCACTACGAACCTTGAGTGAGGATATTCTGCTAGAGCTACAACAGGGGTCTCCATTCTCCAGGATCCTTGCACAACGCCCGGAACATTTTGATCCCTTCCTTATTCATCTCATAACGTCTGGTGAGGCTACTGGCCAACTCTCCACACTGCTTGCCAGAGCAGCAGAGTATAGAGAGCGAACAAGAGCTCTGAGACGGCAGTTATGGAAGGCTCTCTCATATCCTCTTGGCGTATTTATCTTTACTTTGGCAATCTCACTTTTTCTTCTGTTGCAGATAGTTCCCCAGTTTGAGATTCTATTCAATAACCTTGGTGGTGCCCTGCCCCCTCTCACCAGGCACATTCTTGATGCTGCCCATTTTCTGGATCACAACCTTGGTGAGATTATAGTGGCCCTGCTTTTACTGGTTACCTTCATCACCATGCTCTACAGCAGGGTTCCCCGTTTCAAATTTAAAATGGATCAATTACTGCTCTCCATTCCACTACTTGGAACCACTATAAGAGAGGTTATGGTGGCCCGATTGAGCCGAACGTTGGCAACCCTGCAGGAGGCTGCGATCCCCACCCATATCGGCCTCGATACATCGACAAGAATGACCCACAATCTTCCTCTGCGCAGAGCAATCCAGAACGCCCACAGCCTGGTACTGCAGGGGGTAACCCTCTCTAATGCTCTTGCTGAACAGGGGCTGTTTCCTCCTGTCGCCATCCAGATGATTCGGGCTGGAGAGGATAGTGGAGAGCTGTCACAGATGTTGAACCGGCTTGCGCTCTATTATGAGGATGAGGTTGAACACAGAGTTGAACAGCTAACAACTATCCTTGAGCCGCTGTTGATTCTGCTAATTGGTGGTATGGTTGGTGTCCTGGCAATCGCACTCTATCAACCTATTTTCCAGATTGGACACCATTTTTAG
- a CDS encoding prepilin peptidase, with translation MNILLEPVSFMVVAIISGAIAGSFLSMVVHRLPLIMRQQWKRECREFLELEGKEASGASEISLSAPRSHCPLCNHQLRLVDNIPVIGFLLNRGHCNHCNHPIGWRYLTLELLGITVAITATLHFGPSSSAVASMWFGWILLALLFIDLEHRLLPDQLTYILLWSGLIINQWGLFTTPSGALFGAAAGYLVLWSIFHLYKMVTGREGMGGGDLKLLAALGAWCGWTLLPQILLVASLCGLLVTVPWILLKKESSYPLLLTAIPFGPFLAVAGWIALLWPTLLDIMLWGR, from the coding sequence ATGAACATACTACTGGAGCCAGTGTCATTCATGGTTGTGGCCATAATATCAGGGGCCATTGCAGGGAGTTTTCTATCAATGGTGGTACATCGACTTCCTCTGATCATGAGGCAGCAGTGGAAAAGAGAGTGCCGGGAATTTCTTGAGCTAGAGGGTAAAGAGGCGAGTGGTGCCAGCGAAATCTCACTTTCAGCTCCGCGCTCACACTGCCCCCTCTGCAACCATCAACTTCGTCTTGTAGACAATATTCCGGTTATCGGGTTTCTGCTCAACCGTGGCCACTGCAACCATTGCAACCACCCCATTGGCTGGAGATACCTGACGCTTGAGCTGCTCGGTATCACAGTTGCGATAACTGCCACCCTCCACTTTGGCCCATCCAGCAGTGCCGTTGCCAGCATGTGGTTTGGATGGATTCTGCTGGCTCTGCTCTTTATTGATCTGGAGCACCGACTGCTGCCAGATCAGCTAACTTATATTCTGCTCTGGAGTGGACTCATAATCAACCAGTGGGGGCTATTCACCACCCCGTCCGGAGCGCTATTCGGGGCTGCGGCAGGGTATCTTGTGTTGTGGTCCATATTCCATCTATACAAGATGGTTACCGGGCGCGAAGGCATGGGAGGAGGAGATCTGAAATTACTGGCCGCTCTTGGGGCGTGGTGTGGCTGGACACTACTGCCACAAATCCTGTTGGTTGCTTCACTGTGTGGACTGCTGGTAACTGTTCCATGGATTCTATTGAAAAAGGAGAGCTCTTATCCCCTGCTACTCACGGCAATTCCATTTGGTCCATTTCTGGCGGTTGCTGGATGGATTGCCCTCCTCTGGCCGACTCTGCTGGATATAATGTTATGGGGCCGGTAG